In the genome of Chiloscyllium plagiosum isolate BGI_BamShark_2017 chromosome 22, ASM401019v2, whole genome shotgun sequence, one region contains:
- the LOC122561391 gene encoding submandibular gland secretory Glx-rich protein CB-like, with protein MEDSELSVEDSEPSMETSEPNVEDSEPSAENSETSFGNSEPSVEDNEPKAENSEHSVENSEPSAEHSEPCAEDSEPSTENSKTSAQNKNSEPSGKNSEPIVKDSEPSVENSEPSEESSEPIVEDSEPSVKNSEPRVENSETSMENNEPNAGNGEHNVENSEANVENSESIVEDSEPSTGNSEPSVGNSDPSVEDSESIVEDSESKE; from the exons ATGGAGGATAGTGAGCTCAGCGTGGAGGATagtgagcccagcatggagacTAGTGAGCCCAACGTGGAGGATAGTGAGCCTAGTGCAGAGAATAGTGAGACTAGCTTTGGGaatagtgagcccagtgtggaagaTAACGAGCCCAAAGCAGAGAATAGTGAGCATAGTGTAGAGAatagtgagcccagtgcagagcaCAGTGAGCCCTGTGCGGAGGATAGTGAGCCAAGCACGGAGAATAGCAAGACCAGTGCACAGAATA AGAATAGTGAGCCCAGTGGAAAGAATAGTGAGCCCATTGTGAAGGATAGTGAGCCCAGCGTGGAGAATAGTGAGCCCAGCGAAGAGAGTAGTGAACCCATTGTGGAAGATAGTGAGCCCAGTGTGAAGAATAGTGAGCCCAGAGTGGAGAATAGTGAGACAAGCATGGAGAATAATGAGCCCAATGCAGGAAATGGTGAGCACAATGTAGAGAATAGTGAGGCCAACGTGGAGAATAGTGAGTCCATTGTGGAGgacagtgagcccagcacaggaaATAGTGAGCCCAGCGTGGGAAATAGTGATCCCAGTGTGGAGGATAGTGAATCCATTGTGGAGGATAGTGAGAGCAAAGAATAG